The following are encoded together in the Naumannella cuiyingiana genome:
- a CDS encoding aldo/keto reductase — translation MSGPAERLPALPAFGLGGAGLGNLFRAVTDEAAESTLRTAWDGGVRLFDTAPHYGLGLSERRFGRVLGEHSRSEYLLSTKVGRLLDPVDGPVGDDLANGFDVPASRVRRWDASRDGIRRSLDASRERLGIDEIDLAFLHDPDENDEADGLRVGLPALAGIREDGEVRAVGVGSKSTRTLIDFVAAGDLDVIMMSGRYTLLEQPAAEELLPLCLSRGVAVIAVSVYNSGLLASLRVPEDAPYEYGAAPRELIERARRIAEVCERHGTDLPTAALHFPLRHPAIGSVIVGAASPEQARSNVDRMAATVPDELWPELVAAGLLRAELAGAR, via the coding sequence GTGTCCGGGCCGGCTGAGAGGCTGCCGGCGCTGCCCGCCTTCGGTCTCGGCGGCGCGGGCCTGGGCAATCTGTTCCGGGCCGTCACCGACGAGGCGGCCGAGTCGACCCTGCGTACCGCCTGGGACGGTGGGGTACGCCTGTTCGACACCGCGCCGCACTATGGGCTCGGCCTGTCCGAGCGGCGATTCGGGCGCGTGCTCGGCGAGCACTCCCGCTCCGAGTACCTGCTGTCCACCAAGGTCGGTCGGCTGCTCGACCCCGTCGACGGTCCGGTCGGCGACGACCTGGCCAACGGCTTCGACGTGCCGGCCAGCCGGGTGCGTCGCTGGGACGCCAGCCGCGACGGCATCCGCCGGTCGCTCGATGCCTCCCGGGAGCGGCTGGGCATCGACGAGATCGACCTCGCCTTCCTGCACGACCCCGACGAGAACGACGAGGCCGACGGACTGCGCGTCGGGCTGCCGGCACTGGCCGGCATCCGCGAGGACGGCGAGGTGCGCGCCGTCGGCGTGGGTTCGAAGAGCACCCGGACGCTGATCGACTTCGTCGCCGCGGGCGATCTGGACGTGATCATGATGTCCGGTCGCTACACGCTGCTGGAACAACCGGCGGCCGAGGAGCTGTTGCCGCTGTGCCTGAGCCGCGGCGTCGCGGTGATCGCCGTGAGCGTGTACAACTCGGGGCTGTTGGCGAGCCTGCGGGTGCCCGAGGATGCGCCCTACGAGTACGGTGCCGCGCCGCGCGAGCTGATCGAGCGCGCCCGCCGGATCGCCGAGGTCTGTGAGCGGCACGGCACGGACCTGCCGACCGCGGCTCTGCACTTCCCGCTGCGCCACCCGGCGATCGGCAGCGTCATCGTCGGCGCGGCGAGCCCCGAACAGGCCCGCAGCAATGTCGACCGGATGGCCGCGACCGTGCCGGATGAGCTGTGGCCCGAGCTGGTCGCCGCGGGGCTGTTGCGGGCCGAGCTGGCGGGTGCTCGATGA
- a CDS encoding amidohydrolase family protein, with the protein MTTANAPAGEVIDAHLHLWDPRGGGYAWLGGAPEELRGPIGADRARAELDTVGVASAILVQADDTLADTDFLLGQRAAQHWIVGVVGWLPIDDEARTAQYLETYASRLVGVRQLIHDDPRAGLLDAPEVRSALRRIAGAGLPLDVPDAFPRDLASAARLAADLPELTVVIDHLGKPPLAAGPGSDDFATWAREMRAVAAAPRAVAKLSGLRIPGARYDVATLRPAIEIALDAFGPDRLMYGGDWPMSLPAGGYLPTWQVLAELIGELSVTEQAAIWAGTARRTYRGIGDRDE; encoded by the coding sequence ATGACGACCGCGAACGCGCCGGCCGGCGAGGTGATCGACGCCCACCTGCACCTGTGGGACCCGCGCGGCGGGGGGTACGCCTGGCTGGGCGGGGCGCCGGAAGAGCTGCGCGGGCCGATCGGCGCGGACCGGGCCCGGGCCGAGCTGGACACCGTCGGTGTCGCGTCGGCGATCCTGGTGCAGGCCGACGACACCCTGGCCGATACCGACTTCCTCCTCGGCCAGCGCGCCGCCCAGCACTGGATCGTCGGCGTCGTCGGCTGGCTGCCGATCGACGACGAGGCCCGGACGGCGCAGTACCTCGAGACCTACGCCAGCCGGCTGGTCGGCGTCCGGCAGTTGATCCACGACGACCCGCGCGCCGGCCTGCTGGATGCGCCCGAGGTCCGCTCGGCCCTGCGCCGGATCGCCGGTGCCGGCCTGCCCCTCGACGTGCCGGACGCCTTTCCGCGTGATCTCGCCTCCGCCGCCCGGCTGGCCGCCGACCTGCCCGAGCTGACCGTCGTGATCGACCACCTCGGCAAGCCGCCGCTGGCCGCCGGGCCGGGCAGCGACGACTTCGCGACCTGGGCGCGCGAGATGCGCGCGGTCGCGGCCGCGCCCCGGGCCGTGGCAAAGCTGTCCGGGCTGCGCATCCCGGGAGCCCGCTACGACGTGGCCACCCTGCGGCCGGCGATCGAGATCGCCCTCGATGCATTCGGTCCGGACCGGCTGATGTATGGCGGCGACTGGCCGATGAGCCTGCCGGCCGGCGGCTACCTCCCGACCTGGCAGGTGCTCGCCGAGCTGATCGGCGAGCTGTCGGTGACCGAACAGGCCGCGATCTGGGCCGGGACGGCCCGGCGTACCTATCGCGGGATCGGTGACCGAGATGAGTGA
- a CDS encoding sugar ABC transporter ATP-binding protein produces MSDGTLLRVRGIGKSFPGVRALHDVDLALDHGEVLGLVGENGAGKSTLMKLLAGTYAPDSGTIEVDGRPVRIAGPRHARDLGISIIHQEFNLMPDLTVAQNIFIGREPRVAGWLSESALNRRAGELLERLGIRLEPRARVRDLSVAGQQMTEIAKALSVDARVLILDEPTAALNDAEVDALLTIIGDFVGPRTGAIYISHRMEELQRITDRITVLRDGGLVGSVPTAGTRLDDVITMMVGRELDLAPREPEPVRTGTPALELVNVSTRHIRDVSLAVRPGEIVALAGLMGAGRTEVARAIVGVDKITAGGLLRSGRPVRIPDPAAAARLGVGYLSEDRKRYGLLLESSVTANIDIGSLPRMSRLGWVRDKLAAAAAADWVERLRVRTPSVRQIVRNLSGGNQQKVIIARWLLKDSDVLIFDEPTRGIDVGAKEEIHRLLDELARQGKAILVISSELPEVLRLAHRVVVMAQGRVAGELGQAEADQEQIMRLATRSEAELLADTTEVTQ; encoded by the coding sequence ATGAGTGACGGAACGCTGCTGCGGGTACGCGGGATCGGCAAGTCCTTCCCGGGCGTGCGGGCACTGCACGATGTCGACCTGGCACTCGACCACGGTGAGGTGCTCGGCCTGGTCGGGGAGAACGGCGCCGGCAAGTCGACGCTGATGAAGCTGCTCGCCGGTACCTACGCCCCGGACTCGGGCACCATCGAGGTCGACGGCCGACCGGTGCGGATCGCCGGTCCGCGGCATGCGCGCGATCTCGGGATCAGCATCATCCACCAGGAATTCAACCTGATGCCCGACCTGACGGTCGCTCAGAACATCTTCATCGGCCGCGAACCGCGGGTGGCCGGCTGGCTCAGCGAGTCGGCGCTCAATCGGCGGGCCGGCGAGCTGCTCGAGCGGTTGGGCATCCGGCTCGAGCCGCGCGCCCGGGTGCGCGATCTCAGCGTCGCCGGGCAACAGATGACCGAGATCGCCAAGGCGCTGTCGGTGGATGCCCGGGTGCTGATCCTGGACGAGCCGACGGCCGCGCTGAACGACGCCGAGGTCGACGCGTTGTTGACCATCATCGGCGACTTCGTCGGGCCGCGCACCGGGGCGATCTACATCTCGCACCGGATGGAGGAGTTGCAGCGGATCACCGACCGGATCACGGTGCTGCGCGACGGCGGCCTGGTCGGCTCGGTCCCGACGGCGGGCACGCGGCTGGACGATGTGATCACGATGATGGTGGGCCGCGAGCTCGACCTGGCCCCGCGCGAGCCCGAACCGGTACGGACCGGTACGCCGGCGCTGGAGCTGGTGAACGTGAGCACCCGCCACATCCGCGACGTCAGCCTCGCGGTGCGGCCGGGGGAGATCGTCGCCCTGGCCGGGTTGATGGGCGCCGGCCGCACCGAGGTCGCGCGAGCGATCGTCGGCGTCGACAAGATCACCGCCGGCGGCCTACTGCGCTCCGGCCGCCCCGTCCGGATCCCCGATCCCGCGGCGGCCGCGCGGCTCGGGGTGGGCTACCTGTCGGAGGACCGCAAGCGCTACGGCCTGTTGCTGGAGAGCAGCGTCACCGCCAACATCGACATCGGTTCGTTGCCGCGGATGAGCCGCCTCGGCTGGGTCCGGGACAAGCTGGCGGCCGCGGCCGCCGCCGACTGGGTCGAGCGGCTGCGAGTGCGTACCCCGTCGGTACGCCAGATCGTCCGCAACCTGTCGGGCGGCAACCAGCAGAAGGTGATCATCGCCCGCTGGCTGCTCAAGGACTCCGATGTGTTGATCTTCGACGAGCCGACCCGGGGCATCGACGTCGGCGCCAAGGAGGAGATCCACCGGCTGCTCGACGAGCTGGCCCGGCAGGGCAAGGCGATCCTGGTGATCTCCTCGGAGTTGCCCGAGGTGTTGCGGCTCGCCCACCGCGTCGTGGTGATGGCCCAGGGCCGGGTGGCCGGAGAGCTCGGCCAGGCCGAGGCGGACCAGGAGCAGATCATGAGACTGGCGACGCGCAGCGAGGCGGAGCTCCTCGCCGACACCACGGAGGTGACCCAGTGA
- a CDS encoding ABC transporter permease subunit → MTTTQSTTANEPPKVARGPGGWRSSLQQLLAFASLLILVIFFAVASPQFLSLGNLSGILLSAAVTGLLALGTTFVIISAGIDLSIGTGMTLCSVMTGVLLTYLGLPLLVGVLGGIAAGVLMGLINGVIISLLRVPPFIATLAMMMVAQGLALVISGTQPIYFTRTPDFYRIAMGEVIPNLPNAVLIFFAAALLAHLVLSRTVFGRYVYAIGSNEDATALSGINTRLWKIAIYAFAGGFTGLAGVVMASRLSSAQPGLGMGYELEAIAAVIIGGTSLQGGKGSVIGTVIGALIMAVLTNGLRIMAIPQEWQRVAVGIVILLAVYLDMLRRRRAGDA, encoded by the coding sequence GTGACGACAACGCAGTCGACGACGGCGAACGAGCCGCCGAAGGTGGCCCGCGGCCCGGGTGGGTGGCGATCCTCGCTGCAGCAGTTGCTGGCCTTCGCCAGTCTGCTGATCCTGGTGATCTTCTTCGCGGTGGCCAGCCCCCAGTTCCTCAGCCTGGGCAATCTCAGCGGCATCTTGTTGTCCGCCGCCGTGACCGGCCTGCTGGCGCTCGGCACCACCTTCGTGATCATCTCCGCCGGGATCGACCTGTCGATCGGCACCGGGATGACGCTGTGCTCGGTGATGACCGGCGTCCTGCTCACCTATCTCGGTCTGCCGCTGCTGGTCGGCGTGCTCGGCGGGATCGCGGCCGGCGTACTGATGGGACTGATCAATGGTGTGATCATCTCGCTGCTCCGGGTCCCGCCGTTCATCGCCACGCTCGCGATGATGATGGTCGCCCAGGGGCTCGCCCTGGTGATCTCCGGCACCCAGCCGATCTACTTCACCCGCACCCCGGACTTCTACCGGATCGCGATGGGCGAGGTGATCCCCAATCTGCCCAATGCGGTGCTGATCTTCTTCGCCGCGGCCCTGCTGGCCCATCTGGTGCTGAGCCGTACCGTCTTCGGTCGCTATGTGTACGCGATCGGCTCGAACGAGGACGCCACCGCATTGTCCGGTATCAACACCCGGCTGTGGAAGATCGCGATCTATGCCTTCGCCGGGGGCTTCACCGGACTGGCCGGGGTGGTGATGGCGTCGAGGCTCTCGTCCGCGCAGCCGGGACTCGGAATGGGCTACGAGCTGGAGGCGATCGCCGCGGTGATCATCGGTGGGACCTCGCTGCAGGGCGGCAAGGGCTCGGTGATCGGCACCGTGATCGGCGCGCTGATCATGGCCGTGCTGACCAACGGCCTGCGGATCATGGCCATTCCCCAGGAATGGCAGCGCGTCGCCGTCGGCATCGTCATCTTGCTGGCGGTCTATCTCGACATGCTCCGTCGTCGGCGGGCCGGCGACGCGTGA
- a CDS encoding ABC transporter substrate-binding protein gives MGRMAGRGRTTLLAAAAAVVALGLAACNGQSAAPGGQAGGEQPYVAIVSKGFQHQFWQAVKSGAEEQATKEGVRITFEGPDTETNVAQQVDQLNAAMANNPQALAVAALDSQAAAPLLQQAQDRKIPVVAFDSGVDSEIPVSTVATDNSAAAAAAAENMAGLIGGKGKVAVIAHDQTSTSGRDRRDGFVEWMKQNAPDVEIVDIQYGGGDQLKSTDLAKAIISANPDLKGIYGTNEGSAIGVVNAVKETGVSGLTVVGFDSGKAQTDAIRSGVMAGAVTQNPVGIGQKTVEIAAKAIRGEAVEPFVDTGFYWYDKNNIDDPEIAANLYE, from the coding sequence ATGGGACGAATGGCAGGACGAGGCCGGACGACACTGCTGGCCGCGGCGGCGGCCGTGGTGGCGCTGGGCCTGGCGGCGTGCAATGGCCAGAGCGCGGCGCCCGGCGGGCAGGCCGGGGGTGAGCAGCCCTATGTCGCGATCGTGTCGAAGGGTTTCCAGCACCAGTTCTGGCAGGCCGTGAAGTCGGGTGCCGAGGAGCAGGCCACCAAGGAGGGCGTCCGGATCACCTTCGAGGGCCCGGACACCGAGACCAATGTCGCCCAGCAGGTCGACCAGCTCAATGCGGCGATGGCCAACAATCCGCAGGCGCTCGCCGTCGCGGCGCTCGACAGCCAGGCGGCGGCGCCGCTGCTGCAGCAGGCCCAGGACCGCAAGATCCCGGTGGTCGCCTTCGACTCCGGAGTCGACTCGGAGATCCCCGTCAGCACCGTCGCCACCGACAACTCGGCGGCGGCCGCGGCCGCGGCGGAGAACATGGCCGGGCTGATCGGCGGCAAGGGCAAGGTCGCCGTCATCGCGCACGACCAGACCTCGACCAGCGGACGCGACCGGCGCGACGGGTTCGTCGAGTGGATGAAGCAGAATGCGCCGGACGTGGAGATCGTCGACATCCAGTACGGCGGCGGTGATCAGTTGAAGTCGACCGACCTGGCGAAGGCGATCATCAGCGCCAACCCGGACCTGAAGGGCATCTACGGCACCAACGAGGGCTCGGCGATCGGCGTCGTGAACGCCGTCAAGGAGACCGGCGTGAGCGGCCTGACGGTCGTCGGATTCGATTCCGGCAAGGCCCAGACGGATGCGATCCGCAGCGGCGTGATGGCCGGTGCGGTGACCCAGAATCCGGTCGGGATCGGCCAGAAGACGGTCGAGATCGCGGCGAAGGCGATCCGCGGTGAGGCCGTCGAACCGTTCGTCGACACCGGGTTCTACTGGTACGACAAGAACAACATCGACGATCCGGAGATCGCGGCCAATCTCTACGAGTGA
- a CDS encoding FadR/GntR family transcriptional regulator, with translation MSLTDEAVAKIRQMIASGELGSGDRLPPEKELSEQLGLSRGSLREAVKALEMINVLSVRRGDGTYVTSLQPAMLRDAVSFMVELQRDSSILDLMAVRRVLEASAAALAAPRITEAQVAELRANVDDVDPDDVEDVVGHDMAFHHLIAEVGGNGYLTGLLDGLASSTVRARLWRGITQKRSVERTLNEHRSIVDALAIGDPRLAESAMIVHIGGVENWIRRAVLDESGAVAEPSGDGE, from the coding sequence ATGAGTCTGACCGATGAGGCCGTCGCGAAGATCAGGCAGATGATCGCTTCCGGCGAGCTCGGCTCCGGTGATCGCCTGCCTCCGGAGAAGGAGCTGAGCGAACAGTTGGGGCTGTCGCGCGGTTCGCTGCGCGAGGCGGTGAAGGCGCTCGAGATGATCAACGTGTTGAGCGTGCGACGCGGTGACGGCACCTATGTGACCAGCCTGCAGCCCGCGATGCTGCGCGATGCCGTCTCGTTCATGGTCGAGTTGCAGCGCGATTCGTCGATCCTCGATCTGATGGCGGTACGCCGGGTGCTGGAGGCGTCGGCGGCCGCGCTGGCGGCGCCCCGGATCACCGAGGCGCAGGTTGCCGAACTGCGGGCCAATGTCGACGACGTGGACCCCGACGATGTCGAGGACGTGGTGGGCCACGACATGGCGTTCCATCACCTGATCGCGGAGGTCGGCGGCAACGGCTACCTGACCGGCCTGCTCGATGGTCTGGCGTCCTCGACCGTGCGGGCCCGGTTGTGGCGCGGGATCACCCAGAAGCGGTCGGTCGAGCGGACGCTGAACGAGCACCGCAGCATCGTCGATGCCCTCGCGATCGGCGACCCGCGGCTCGCCGAGTCGGCGATGATCGTGCACATCGGTGGGGTGGAGAACTGGATCCGGCGCGCCGTGCTCGACGAATCCGGCGCGGTGGCCGAGCCGTCCGGCGACGGGGAGTGA
- the hisF gene encoding imidazole glycerol phosphate synthase subunit HisF yields the protein MALALRVIACLDVHDGRVVKGVNFANLADAGDPVDLAAGYGAAGADEIVFLDISASAQERATTRETVRATAERVFIPLTVGGGVRSVDDVDQLLRSGADKVGINTAALARPDLIGEVGQRFGDQVLVLSVDARREPGQPSGFGVTTHGGRRSAGRDAIAWAREAAERGAGEILLNSMDADGTTDGFDTELIAAVREVVDIPVIASGGAGRVEDFVAAARAGADAVLAASVFHYGVLSIDEVKRALADAGVEVRIGSKA from the coding sequence ATGGCGTTGGCTCTTCGCGTGATCGCGTGTCTCGACGTCCACGACGGCCGGGTCGTCAAGGGCGTGAACTTCGCGAACCTGGCCGACGCGGGGGATCCGGTCGACCTGGCTGCCGGCTACGGGGCCGCGGGCGCGGACGAGATCGTCTTCCTCGACATCTCGGCCTCCGCGCAGGAGCGGGCGACCACCCGCGAGACGGTGCGGGCGACCGCCGAGCGGGTCTTCATCCCGCTCACGGTCGGTGGCGGCGTGCGCAGCGTCGACGATGTCGATCAGTTGTTGCGCAGCGGTGCCGACAAGGTGGGCATCAACACCGCCGCGCTGGCGCGGCCCGACCTGATCGGCGAGGTCGGCCAGCGATTCGGTGATCAGGTGCTGGTGTTGTCGGTCGACGCTCGGCGCGAGCCCGGTCAGCCGTCGGGATTCGGTGTGACCACCCACGGCGGGCGGCGGTCCGCGGGCCGGGATGCGATCGCCTGGGCGCGTGAGGCCGCGGAGCGCGGCGCGGGGGAGATCTTGTTGAACTCGATGGACGCCGATGGCACCACCGACGGCTTTGACACCGAGCTGATCGCGGCCGTGCGCGAGGTGGTGGACATTCCGGTGATCGCCTCCGGCGGTGCCGGCCGGGTCGAGGACTTCGTCGCGGCGGCACGGGCCGGCGCCGACGCCGTGCTGGCCGCGAGCGTCTTCCACTACGGGGTTCTCTCGATCGACGAGGTGAAGCGCGCGCTGGCCGACGCCGGGGTCGAGGTGCGGATCGGGAGCAAGGCATGA
- a CDS encoding 2-hydroxyacid dehydrogenase, with protein sequence MRAWLPYASMEEAERLAGPLPDGVEIDLFRGPARGWPDSIGEVEFYVLPYMLGTTALDRVGEMASLRVVQAQTAGYENIAPLIPEGVTLCNAAGVHDTATAELAIALALASGRRIGEYARDQASGTWDPQWGRSIADQRILIVGHGRIGKAIEARLAGFETASITRVASRARPGVHGVDELDELLPDADVVFLIAPHTPQTDRLFDAARLARMPDGALLVNVSRGPLVDTAALTAETASGRLRAALDVVDPEPLPSEHPLWRTDGVLLTPHVGGAASSFPPRIGRLIGTQLRAFAAGEPLLNVVN encoded by the coding sequence ATGAGGGCCTGGCTGCCGTATGCCTCGATGGAGGAGGCCGAGCGGCTGGCCGGACCGCTGCCCGACGGGGTCGAGATCGACCTCTTCCGCGGGCCCGCCCGCGGCTGGCCGGACAGCATCGGCGAGGTCGAGTTCTACGTGCTGCCCTACATGTTGGGCACGACGGCGCTCGACCGGGTCGGCGAGATGGCGTCGCTGCGCGTGGTGCAGGCCCAGACCGCGGGTTATGAGAACATCGCGCCCCTGATTCCCGAGGGTGTCACCTTGTGCAATGCGGCCGGGGTGCACGACACGGCGACCGCCGAGCTGGCCATCGCGCTGGCTCTGGCCAGCGGGCGGCGGATCGGTGAGTACGCCCGGGACCAGGCGAGCGGGACCTGGGATCCGCAGTGGGGCCGCTCGATCGCCGATCAGCGGATCCTGATCGTCGGCCACGGTCGCATCGGCAAGGCGATCGAGGCCCGGCTCGCCGGGTTCGAGACCGCGTCGATCACCCGGGTGGCGAGCCGCGCGCGCCCGGGCGTACACGGTGTCGACGAGCTGGACGAGCTGTTGCCCGACGCCGATGTGGTGTTCCTGATCGCCCCGCACACCCCGCAGACCGATCGGCTCTTCGACGCCGCCCGGCTGGCCCGGATGCCCGACGGGGCCCTGCTGGTGAATGTCTCACGCGGGCCGCTGGTCGACACCGCGGCCCTGACGGCAGAGACCGCATCGGGGCGGCTGCGGGCCGCGCTCGATGTCGTCGATCCCGAGCCGCTGCCGAGCGAGCACCCGCTGTGGCGTACCGATGGCGTACTGCTCACCCCTCACGTCGGCGGGGCCGCGTCATCGTTCCCGCCCCGGATCGGGCGGCTGATCGGTACCCAGTTGCGTGCCTTCGCCGCCGGCGAGCCGCTGCTCAATGTCGTGAACTGA
- a CDS encoding HIT domain-containing protein codes for MATQDPDCLFCKIIAGEIPSRQVYADDAAIAFLDINPFHRGHTLVVPREHAPDLLAGDAGLGEIAPAVDATARLLRDRLQPAGMNIFSSAGPVAGQEIFHTHVHLIPRYAERPGLRGLFDRDLAAGDDLDIVHAELTA; via the coding sequence ATGGCCACCCAGGATCCCGACTGCCTGTTCTGCAAGATCATCGCGGGGGAGATCCCTTCGCGGCAGGTGTATGCCGACGACGCGGCGATCGCCTTCCTCGACATCAACCCGTTCCATCGCGGACACACCCTGGTGGTGCCCCGGGAGCACGCGCCGGACCTGCTGGCCGGCGATGCCGGGCTGGGGGAGATCGCACCGGCCGTCGATGCCACGGCACGGCTGCTGCGCGACCGGCTGCAGCCCGCCGGGATGAACATCTTCTCCTCGGCCGGTCCGGTCGCCGGCCAGGAGATCTTCCACACCCACGTGCACCTGATCCCGCGCTATGCCGAGCGCCCCGGCCTGCGCGGCCTGTTCGACCGCGATCTCGCCGCCGGCGACGATCTCGACATCGTGCACGCCGAGCTCACGGCCTGA
- the ilvD gene encoding dihydroxy-acid dehydratase yields MSVDLPDAAVDSPGNAVGVDPKPRSRTVTDGLEATAARGMLRAVGMDDDDFAKPQVGVASSWNEITPCNLSLDRLAKAVKDGVHAAGGYPLEFGTISVSDGISMGHEGMHYSLVSREVIADSVETVMAAERMDGSVLLAGCDKSLPGMLMAAARLDLASVFVYAGSILPGRLGDKDVTIIDAFEAVGACVKGLITREQVTEVEKAICPGEGACGGMYTANTMASAAEALGMALPGSAAPPAVDRRRDGIARRSGEAVVELLRRGITARDILTKPAFENAIAVTMAFGGSTNAVLHLLAIANEAGVELTIDDFARIGRRVPHLGDLKPFGRYVMSDVDRVGGVPVVMKALLDADLINGDCLTVTGRTVAENLADIAPPDIDGTIIRAMDAPIHPSGGITILTGNLAPEGAVVKSAGFDESVINGTARVFDGERAAMDALEDGTIAAGDVVVIRYEGPKGGPGMREMLAITGAIKGAGLGKDVMLITDGRFSGGTTGLCVGHIAPEAADGGPIALLRDGDAITLDVANGSLTVDVSEEELDRRRAAWTAPEPPERARRGVLRKYAATVQSASRGAVCG; encoded by the coding sequence ATGTCCGTTGATCTGCCCGACGCAGCCGTCGATTCCCCAGGCAACGCCGTCGGCGTGGACCCCAAGCCCCGCTCCCGTACCGTCACCGACGGGCTCGAGGCCACCGCCGCGCGCGGCATGTTGCGGGCGGTCGGGATGGACGACGACGACTTCGCCAAGCCGCAGGTCGGGGTGGCATCGAGCTGGAACGAGATCACGCCCTGCAACCTCTCCCTGGACCGGCTCGCCAAGGCGGTCAAGGACGGCGTCCACGCCGCGGGCGGCTATCCGCTGGAGTTCGGGACGATCAGCGTCTCCGACGGCATCTCGATGGGCCACGAGGGGATGCACTACTCGCTGGTCAGCCGCGAGGTGATCGCCGATTCGGTGGAGACGGTGATGGCGGCCGAGCGGATGGACGGCAGCGTGCTGCTCGCCGGCTGCGACAAATCGCTGCCCGGCATGCTGATGGCCGCGGCCCGCCTCGACCTCGCCTCGGTCTTCGTCTACGCCGGATCGATCCTGCCCGGTCGCCTCGGCGACAAGGACGTGACGATCATCGACGCCTTCGAGGCGGTCGGTGCCTGCGTCAAGGGCCTGATCACGCGCGAGCAGGTCACCGAGGTGGAGAAGGCGATCTGCCCGGGCGAGGGCGCTTGCGGCGGCATGTACACGGCCAACACGATGGCCAGCGCCGCCGAGGCGCTCGGCATGGCGCTGCCGGGTTCGGCGGCGCCGCCCGCGGTCGATCGGCGCCGCGACGGCATCGCCCGCCGGTCGGGCGAGGCCGTTGTCGAGCTGCTTCGCCGCGGGATCACCGCGCGCGACATCTTGACCAAGCCGGCCTTCGAGAACGCGATCGCCGTGACGATGGCCTTCGGCGGCTCGACCAATGCCGTCCTGCACCTGCTGGCGATCGCCAACGAGGCGGGCGTCGAGCTGACCATCGACGACTTCGCCCGGATCGGCCGCCGGGTCCCGCACCTGGGCGACCTGAAGCCGTTCGGCCGCTATGTGATGTCCGATGTCGACCGGGTCGGCGGCGTACCCGTCGTGATGAAGGCCCTGCTGGACGCCGACCTGATCAACGGCGACTGCCTGACCGTCACGGGCAGGACGGTGGCCGAGAACCTGGCCGACATCGCCCCGCCGGACATCGACGGAACGATCATCCGGGCGATGGATGCGCCGATCCATCCCTCCGGTGGAATCACCATCCTGACGGGCAATCTCGCGCCCGAGGGAGCGGTGGTGAAGAGCGCCGGCTTCGACGAGTCGGTGATCAACGGCACGGCGCGGGTCTTCGATGGCGAGCGCGCGGCGATGGATGCGTTGGAAGACGGCACGATCGCGGCCGGCGACGTCGTGGTGATCAGGTACGAGGGCCCGAAGGGCGGCCCGGGGATGCGCGAGATGTTGGCGATCACCGGCGCGATCAAGGGCGCCGGGCTCGGCAAGGACGTCATGTTGATCACCGACGGCCGGTTCTCCGGTGGCACGACCGGCCTGTGTGTCGGGCACATCGCGCCGGAGGCCGCCGACGGGGGCCCGATCGCGCTGCTGCGCGACGGTGATGCCATCACCCTCGATGTCGCGAACGGATCGCTCACCGTCGACGTCTCCGAGGAGGAGCTGGACCGGCGCCGCGCGGCCTGGACCGCTCCCGAGCCGCCGGAGCGAGCGCGCCGCGGTGTGCTGCGCAAGTACGCCGCCACGGTGCAGTCCGCCAGCCGGGGAGCCGTCTGTGGCTGA